Within the Hermetia illucens chromosome 6, iHerIll2.2.curated.20191125, whole genome shotgun sequence genome, the region ACTGTCAGCCATGGACAGGGTTGGGTTGAGGTTATGAAGTAAGCGACAGTAATTCAGCACCGCATAGTTTAGTAAACGTCAAAAGTTGTTGAACGTTAAAAGAAGCTATCGGCTTGCGGTATCAACATTTGGAAGGACCTTGTGTCGTGAAGTGGTTCATAGCTAATAGTTTTTGTTAATTATGACTGATTTTGCAAAGCATTTTCAGCGTGTTAATGTGAACGAGGAGTTAGAGAGATTAGGCAAAGCCTGCAGGCTTTGTCTATCAGATTGCACTGTGATATCGATTTCACTCTTCGACAAAGGAATCTCACCAAATAAATATTCCGATATAGTGACAATGTTAGTCGGTCTCCAAATAAAGGAGGACGACACTTTACCAAAACAGATTTGTAGTGAATGCGCTTCAAATCTCATTCTTCTTTATCGATTTAAACAAAAATGTGCTGCTTCCCAGTGCACATTAAGTGCTCTATTGGTAAATCCTTCGCAGGATGTTCCCCATCAAATAGTAAGTAAAGATCAGCGTTCTAAGAGTGAGCAGTTAAATCCTCCAAGGGCCATTACCTTAGACCAAGGTTCCTCATTATTCGATGAATTATTACCAATATCCGCCCGGTCGAACTCGCCATCAAAGGCCGTCTACCAATGTAGCGAATGTTGCAGTGTTTTTGCCCATAAAGCTTCCTTGGCCCAGCATTGCAAAGTTCACGAGCATGGCAAGAAGTTCACCTGTTCTCTCTGTGATCAGCGTTTTACTCGCAGAAGTCATGTTAAAATACACATGCGTCGTCACACAAACGATAAACCCTTCGTCTGCAAAGTTTGTCTAgccggattcaggaaatcaaGTGACCTATTGCGCCACGGAAAAGTGCATTCCGAGCAAAGGAACTACGTTTGTGAAGTCTGTGGGGCATCATTCAAACGATCCACAGACGTGAGCAGTCACATGAACAGTCACACCGGTCGCAAGCCCTACAAGTGTAAAAAATGTCCCAAGGAATACAGCGCCCACTCGAGCATGATGAAACACTGCCGGAAGTTTAATCATCTATAATTTGGGGGAGTGTCTGAAGCCTGTGAGACGAGAACTTCTCGCTATCGTGGAATGTCTCCTCAATTTCACTATTGATTTCCTGCAATTATTGTACTCGTCATAGATTCACTAATGAGATTAAGACGAAACACTAGAAGTTGCAATTAGGCGCAAAGCAATTGTACAATTCACACAAATCGTAGTTACGGAGAATATCATCATGGAAACAAGCGGTAAGaacgtcctgaaaatttcaattttcaagagAAGTAATTCTTATTAATTACCAATTACAGCACCAGGAGCTGTAAAATGTGGCGGTTACAAATATGATGATGGAACCAGATACATTGGCGATTGGAATCAAAAAGGGCAAAAACACGGACTTGGCCATCTTCTCCTTCCAGATGGCACACGATATGATGGAGCCTTTGTGGGTGGAGTGTGTTCAGGATTAGGATGCATGTGGTTTCCAGACGGAGCAAAGTAGGTTGCTGAAAATTTGAACCTGGCATCAGCAGTTGATTGTTACATTTCAAAATGTTAGATACGAAGGTGAATTTATGCAAGGTTGGTTCCACGGACATGGAATATTTTGGCGAGCAGATGGCATGAAATTTGAAGGTGAATTTCGAGGCGGTCGAATATGGGGACTGGGTTTAATAACATTTCATGACTTCACCCATGGTTTTCCACGCAATGAAGGATATTTTCAAGATTGTCGTTTGATACGAAAGCGACGGTGCTCGGATGTTGTTCAGCGCGCTCAAAAAGTGGCTTTGATGGCGAGAGCTCAGTGTGAACATCCATTCTAGGTTTGttataaattttataagaaaaatCTTTGTTCAAAAATGATAAATGAAAGAATTAAAGAGTACTTCTTCAAGACTGTATTTTAGTCACGTTTaattgcctttttaaggttttgtctgaaacaaaaccttattaacattgATTCagtgcctatctgtctgtctgttacactcaatttactcggaaacggctaaacggcTGGTGAGAGCATATGATATGTGTGTCCTTTATCAAACGCAATTAAAgggctcgattaatacttttcgaaagcgATCCTTGGactgatgaagcataaaacctgggaaacgcctgctgaactaataccaacagctctactaccaaacctcacctgtacgtggtgaccgctgggagctctttcttaacgaaaagctgcagacggggaaggattaaggcaagtctcccgcgcctaaaaacgggaaaaattgtaccaacctccaggttgggagttgggtagggctgacaaccctacacagaaaactacttgctaagaagccccaacagcagcctcggactggacggattacacaaggACGAGCTcctcaacgacaaaggaataacgatttgcccattttctcatggaacgtgcgctccctgtacagagatgaagctgttgagcagctagccgatgccctgtcccaatataggactgatataacagcgttacagaagatgcgttggacagggaccggtttcctggagaagagtcgctacaccatatattatagtggccatctagtaaatcatgtgctcggagtaggttttttagtcagccaaaaaatgaaatctgctgttatcggctttgaaaacataagagaacggctatgcactctgcacttgcggtgcaagtttagaaatataggtctcattaatgttcacgtccctacagaggagactgcagagtcggagaaggatatcttcgaggcagttgagcggaccctcgaagcctgtcccagagatgatatcaaaatcatacttggggattttaacagccaggtagggaagcccgtatttaggcgatacgttggctcccatagcttacacgaaaatacaaatgataacggactgcggatcattcaattagcagtgttacacgaaatggttgttggaagtacctgctttgcgcagaaagcggaccacaaacatacatgggcctctccagaccgcaccactttcaaccaaattgaacacgtgtggatcgaacgccgccacctttcagccttgatgaatgtcagaacatacaggggggccaatatagactcggatcactatctcgttggcatggtgttccgagctcgaataacaacaccaactagaatcccctctgacaatcagatggcaGTTAACACTgatgccatccacaacacagccctccgtaacacctataagaaggaacaGGATGCccgaataaccgcagtcaacagagatcctggagatgaagcatcaacaaatgatctttccaatcacctgaagaacgttatcataaatacggctacaaacatacttggccccagccgcaaaaagagttggaaaggctggtttgacgatgaatataagctagcaccggaacggaagaatgtgacttcatagacggaaaaagcaagtctgggagaaccaacaggtctgtgaactagaaaagtacagggagcaaccgcaccaggcgcgcaagttttaccaacaagtcagcaggatgaaaccttatacaaacAGAGATactacacagtgcagcaattaaagaggtatcagatcgagcaggcgacgcgagatcttgggctgcacatcaatgaaagcgagacaaaatatatgggggCAATGTCAGgaccaaaaaccaacaaacccacaacatcaaaccgcactgatcacgCAGGAAGAAtgaaggtaggagactacaactcgaaaccattgataatttcagctacgacgatgaaatccgcgcacggttgttggcagccatctgttccgctcgaaacgtctcactagagggtcaaagccCTACTGtataaggcaatgatcttgccagtcctcatgtattcctcggagacttgggttcttagcaagaagaattgcgaactcttagccgcgttcgagagaagaatcctccgaagaatttttggcctcctacatgaggatggacgattccgtaacctacataacgacgaaatctttgagcgattccatgaccgtctggttgtggataaaatccggctcaataggttacggtgggcgagtcacttaatccgtatggatgaggatgatccagcccggaaagtctataagggcaatatctatggtagaaaaagaagacgaggctgaccctggctaagacggagcgatggcgtaggtcaggacgccagacatcttttagggatatcgaattggtggacctcggtgcaaaaccgggatgtctggagttccttattaaggcaggcctagaccggatagcggttgttgcgccgttgataatgatgaatcgGAAATGCACTCCAATTggaatttgaaatatataaacAGCTTCCAAAAATCATCACAAAAAGAAACTTATAAACTCTCATCGAAAGAGTCTGCAGTGAAAAAGGGTATCTAAGCTTAAGAGGAATAAGCAAAAGCCCGTAACGAACCGACACCCAGTTGCCATTTTTACAATTCCCCCACAGAGAAACgttgaaaatttcagaaaaaaacctCAAACTTTACAACAATCGTTTATTTATTCGACTCCTTTTTAGACTAAACATTTTCCGCTTGCTCTGATGCGACGACGATTATATGCTTCCACCCATTCCGAGCAGACTATGGAATATATTTAGTGGTATTTGTAGTTCCTATGGTGCTTCAACTTTCCGTAATTGATAGCATAGAAGAAAATCATTGATCCGAAGATAATCTGGAAAAATGGAGCGATTCCAGCTCGTTTGGGCTGGACGTACTTGTGTTGCCAGCGCCACCATGCACGGCTAATTGCTCCGGTCATAGCCTGCGGGCTCTTATTGCGGCGTCCAAACCATGATCCCAGTTCAGAAAGTTTCACTTGACCGAATGGAGTGTCAGCTACAAAATCAGTGCAGAAGAAATTTGATTTTTACATTAGAAATTATGTAATGTCAGAAAGACACATAACCTAAGGTTTGTTTTTCGATGGTGAAGGGACTTACGTTTTCCGTAATAACGGGCTGGATCATAGGGTCCGTGTACCTTGGGATTGTACTCGGCTGGATAATCTCCGAAAGCCATTTGATTAGTGACTTTGATAGACTGTGAACAGGACGTGCAGGATTTATAGACACCAGGCCGACTTGGTCGAGAACTCCACAGTGACAGCTAGTCAGGGTTGAACAAAATTATTCATAGACCAATTGTTCACCGGCAAAGTGCGGCGAATTCGATTGATCATTGTTGGGCCTTTTTAAAGATGACCTAAGGAAAGCGcagattcagatttatttattgagcaaagaaaagaaatacatgtgctgtacagaaaatatatatgtataaattaaCTTAAAAGCCCAAGCGTAATtaattaagtatgtaacgctaacctacggaTGCTAATGCTGAATTAGTGTTGAGTTGAAGATGaacaccttcattttggttgtctagcaatttCAAGAGAAATTGTAAGTACGCTTTGGGTTTGTCTTCAGGGGGGAGACGGAGATAGTTGTGGTGGATGTCTGAAATTGTGTTCCACagagaggagaatgacatgttgAATAGAGGCCTGGGCGATAAAGACCCTGACCACTGCG harbors:
- the LOC119659912 gene encoding zinc finger protein 132-like; the encoded protein is MTDFAKHFQRVNVNEELERLGKACRLCLSDCTVISISLFDKGISPNKYSDIVTMLVGLQIKEDDTLPKQICSECASNLILLYRFKQKCAASQCTLSALLVNPSQDVPHQIVSKDQRSKSEQLNPPRAITLDQGSSLFDELLPISARSNSPSKAVYQCSECCSVFAHKASLAQHCKVHEHGKKFTCSLCDQRFTRRSHVKIHMRRHTNDKPFVCKVCLAGFRKSSDLLRHGKVHSEQRNYVCEVCGASFKRSTDVSSHMNSHTGRKPYKCKKCPKEYSAHSSMMKHCRKFNHL
- the LOC119659913 gene encoding MORN repeat-containing protein 4 homolog, encoding METSAPGAVKCGGYKYDDGTRYIGDWNQKGQKHGLGHLLLPDGTRYDGAFVGGVCSGLGCMWFPDGAKYEGEFMQGWFHGHGIFWRADGMKFEGEFRGGRIWGLGLITFHDFTHGFPRNEGYFQDCRLIRKRRCSDVVQRAQKVALMARAQCEHPF
- the LOC119659276 gene encoding putative ATP synthase subunit f, mitochondrial, whose protein sequence is MAFGDYPAEYNPKVHGPYDPARYYGKPDTPFGQVKLSELGSWFGRRNKSPQAMTGAISRAWWRWQHKYVQPKRAGIAPFFQIIFGSMIFFYAINYGKLKHHRNYKYH